The genomic DNA TTTGACCTGGGCAAAGTCTTTTCAAGTTTGGTTGGTTCATCAGAGGAGAATGTGCGTAAGGCAATCCAGGTCTCGGAATCTGTAGCACCGGCGATATTGTGGATTGATGAGATTGAAAAGGCGTTCGCTGGGACACAGAGTTCTACATTCTCTGATGCCGGAACTACCGCAAGGGTCTTTGGCAGTTTTATCACCTGGTTACAGGAAAAAACCTCACCAGTCTTTGTGATTGCTACCGCAAATAATATTACACAGTTGCCACCTGAACTTTTAAGAAAGGGAAGGTTTGATGAAATTTTCTTTGTAGATTTACCAACTTACCGTGAACGAAAAGAGATATTTGCTATCCATCTTGCAAAAAGGAAGCGCGACCCGAAAAATTTTGATATTGACCATCTCAGTAAAATAACCGAAGGTTTTAGTGGTGCGGAGATTGAGGAAGCAATTGTCTCGGCTTTATTTGATGTTTTCGAGAAAGGAGAGGATTTAACCACCGCAGCGATTGAGAAGGCGATAAAAGAAACCGTGCCATTATCAAAAACGATGTATGAAGAGATTGAAAGTTTAAGGAGATGGGCGGAGACAAGGACGAGAAGGGCATCGCTACCTGAGGAAGAAACTGGAGCAGCAGAAAAGAGAAGACTGGAATTATAATAGGGGGTGATATGTCGATAGTATGTATCATTGTTCCAGTAGTTGTTGGCGGTTGGCCAGTTTTCAGTTCCCTGGCAGCTGCTGCAGCAGCGGGTCTTGGTTTTAAGTTAATGAAAAAGACTGAGGTCAAAAGAGTAGAAAAGAAGACTATAAACGAGATTGAACTTGCTGATGAAAAGAGCGAAGTCATTGAAGAATCTTTGAAACCCGAAGAAGAACTTGTTTTTACAAGAGAAGGGATTACAGTTACCTTTAAAAAAGATGTAAGGGGAAAGTTTACAATCTGTGTTAGCGGTGAGAATAAGACCAATGAGGAATTAAACAAGGTAGGCAGGCTGTTTTTAAATAAGATCAAACAGCAATATGCCTATCAAAAGGTTAAACAGGAGTTAACAAAAAAGGGTTATACGCTCGTGCAGGAGACTGCTGAAGGAGGCAGGATTAAGTTGCTGCTGAGAAGATTTTAAATATGGGAAGATTTGAAAATCTTGAAATCTCTATAAAACAGAAACCCGAACCAGCAGATATCAAAAAAGGATTTGATGATGCATATTATCTGAAATTAGCACAGGATGCCCAGTTAAATGGTGATTTTGAGGCAGCATTGAGATATTATTCAAGGGCGTTGAGTTATAAAATTGATATCCCTGAAGCCTGGAGCGGTCAGGTTCTTTGCTTGATTGACTTAGGTGAATTTGATGAGGCAATAGTATGGGCTGATAAGGCGTGCGAGGTAATCGGGATAAACGCGGAATTGCTCGCCTTAAAAGCGATGGCACTCGGAAGAAAAGGAGAGATTGAAAGGGCGCTCGGCTATTCTGAACAGGCTATGAAGAAAGGGTCTAACTCTCTACTATTCTGGTTATCACGGGGTGATATTGTAATAGCACGGGATTTCAAAAATGCTGAATTTTGTTTTAAGAAAGCCCTGGAATGCGATAACAGGAATCCATTTACTCATATCCGCATCGGAATAAGTTATCTCTCGGTAAATGAACCGGCACCCGCATTAAAACATTTTAAGAGTGCATTAGAACTCTGCCCGAAGAGTCCATTTATATATTTTTTGATTGGCAAGTCTTATCAAATGATGGGATTACTTAAGAACGCGAAGGAATACTATGAAAGGGCATTAAAAATAAAACCGGATTATCCTGATTGTATTGAAGCCTATAAAGGGATTGTGGGCCAAAATATTTTCTCAAAAATTTATTACTGGATAAAGAGGAATTTTTTTATGCCAGAGGGGGATTAGTATGTCAAAAACAGAACTTGAAATAATAATTGATGAGAATGGAGAAGTTCATCTTGACATTAAAGGTGTAAAAGGAAAAAAATGTGTAGAAATTGCTGAGATTGTAAAAGGGATAATTGGTGAAATGAAAAGTAAGAAACACAAGCCTGAGTTCTATGAGGCCGATGTGCACATATCTTCGAAGATTGATGCAAAAAAACAGCATACTGATTAGCACCGATGAAAAGCTCACAGATTGGCGCAGACAAAATCCGTGTCAAAGTCCGCGATTATCCATGTAAGGCGAAGCCATGAAGTGTCCTAAGTGTGGCTGGGGAAATTTACCAGGTGCGAAAGAATGTTTGCAGTGTGGTTCGACATTAGATGCACTAACAGAAATAGAAGTATATCCCCCCAGATCAAAGAAGAAGTCTAAAGTCAAAAGAGAAAAATTTGCAAAACGAACAACCGGTACCGAGCAGCCAATTGCCGATTCATTAAGTTTTCTTCTCAGGTATACCAGAAAATCAGTTAAATTTGTTTCAAAAGTGGCCCCCGTCTATTCAAAAATCCTGCTCGTTTTAATCGCTGGCTTTATCCCTGGATTTATTCAGATACTACAAAAAAGGTATAACAACGGTCTATTGTTTATATCTACAGCGTTATTGCTTTTCGTGCTATTTTTTGTTTTTATTACCAACATCGCATCCAATTTTTTTCTCTATTTACTTATAGCATTAATACTATATTCATCTTACGATGCAGTAATTCATTACTACAAAATAAAAAATTACATATTAACTCCTATTGTACGAGTCGGAATAATTCTAAGTTCAGTTTCTATAGGTTTTTTGCTTTATTCTATATTTTTGATTATGTTTAATATCTTTTATCTCCGCGTCACAATACCAACAGAAAGTCTCGCACCAACTTTTATGAAAGGAGATGAAATTTTAATTAACCGAAGGGCTTATCAGAATAAGTTGCCGCAGAGAGGAGATATCGTAGCTGCAAAACATGAATACATAACTACTATCGAACGGATTATCGGAATCCCCGGTGATGAGATTTCAATCATACAAGGGAAAATTTTTGTAAACGGCAATGAAATTTCTAATACAGCAGGTCCTCTTGCTCAGGTACGAAATATTACTGCTTCTATTTCCCTTCCTGACAGCTCTTATTTTCTCTTCGCATATTTCCTCTATAATTCAGGCGCTCAGTTGGTGAAATTCCATTTGCGTGATATCTTAGGCAAGGCAGTTGTAATCATCAATCCACCAGAAAGGAGAGGTTTTATCCAATGAACCAATTCTACAATCTTTTGAAGACCGCTCGTGAGGCGAATGCCTCGGATTTGCACCTGGTCACGGGTACACCTCCCTTTATGAGGGTTAACGGTGAAATCATCATTATGAATTACGAAACCCTCACACCAGGAAAGATTAGAGCTATGCTTATGGAAGTAATTCGCGAAGACCAGCTAAAGAGGTTTGAAGTTGAAAGGGAATTATGTCTTGCCTTTTCTTTGCCTGATATTGGATATTTCAGGGTCAGCCTTTACTATCATCGGGGTAATATGGAAGCAGCGATAAGATTGGGCATATTTGAAATCAAGAGTTTTGAAGAACTTGGTTTGCCACCGATTCTCGTTGAATTAAGCAGGAAAGTCAGTGGTCTACTACTTATAACTGGGGCAACCGGTATGGGTAAAACCACTACATTCAATGCAATTATTGATTTTATTAACCGTGAGCGCCGCTGTAAAATTATTACAATTGAAGACCCGGTGGAGTATATACACACGCCGATAAAGAGTATCATTGTTCAGCAGGAGGCATACACGGATGCAAAATCATTCTCCCGGGCACTTGTTCATATTTTGAGGCAGAATCCAGACATTATCGGCGTTGGGGAAATGAGAGACCTTGAAACGATTTCAACTACTTTAACTGCGGCCGAGACCGGTCATCTTGTTATCGCTACACTGCACACGATTGATGCCGCATCAAGTGTTGATAGAATAATAGATGTATTTCCACCCCATCAACAGGAACAAATTCGTTTTCAGCTTGCTTCGGTACTCCTGGCGGTAATATGTCAGAGGTTGTTACCGAGGGCGGACAAAAAGGGTCGAGTTCTTGCCACAGAAGTTCTGATTGCCAATGATGCAGTGAGGAATGTTATAAAAGAGAAAAAGACAAATCAGATAGATAATATTATTCGAACCAACGCTGCCCAGCATATGCAGAGTATGGATGAAGTGATAAAAGATTTATATATGCGTGGGCTTATAACATATGATGTTGCAGTTTCTGCGGCTAAGAATCCAAGAATATTTGATAGATTAGTTGGGGGTATAGGAAAATAATTTGACAAGGTCAATATGAAACCTACTCCGTCCAGATTTGTGCCATTTTTGTGCCAAAATGTATGGGTGCAAAGGGGACTTTTCCCCTTTTCTCCAAAAAGTTTTGGAAAAATCAAATACTTTTTGGAGACCGCGAATCCCCTGCCACCGACGGTATCTAATGCTATTTTCGTAAACCAGCCACCGTGGTCGCTCTTTAATTCAACCAGTTTTGCAAAATATTGTTATACCTATCGGTAGCACTAAATAATAGACAGAATTCCCAAAAATGGACAGAATTGCGCAAATCAAGGACTTGCATATGTTTCTGCGATTTCTAACGAAATTTCAGAAGTTTTGAAAAAAGGTTAATTCGGTTTCGTAAACCGCAGGTCAGCAGTTCGAATCTGCTCGCTGGCTATGATTTTTCATAAGATTGTAACAGCAACACTGGGTCTGACGGGCTTGAATATTTGTTTGTCATGACAGTTTTATCTTTTCACCAACCTGTGGCAAAAAGTTTTCTGGCGGCATTTAGTCCACATTTCTGATATCTATTATATTCTTTTGCAGCACGACTCTTAATCTCTTCTCCACTTCCTAATTCTACCCAGCCATCAATTGCAGAGTTTAAGGTATAGGCTTCAGGGGCAAGCAAATTGGTTGTCCATAACAAAGGATAACCACCAAGTGAATCTAAAATATTATAAAAACTATTCTTACTCAGGCAGGCAAGAATTATAACATCCTTTGGTTTATTATTTCCAGACGGCTTGGGTAGGCTATCAAGTGTAAAATCTAATAATCCATTATGCCCAACATAACAGACCAATTGTGGCACCACCCCATTTTTGAAGTCCAAATTCACTTCATTCACGGGCAATCCAATTTCTGTTCGTAAAATTGTATCCTTCGCAACTACATTGAGAAAGTCAAAGATTGCCTCTTTGATCGCGCCTCCTCTGTAGGCATCAGCAATCATATAAACATTCTTATCTTTTCTTTTAAATATACACCGCTCAAGAATATTCTCACTGACATTCTCAACATTCACTACCATTCGCCATTCTT from candidate division WOR-3 bacterium includes the following:
- a CDS encoding DUF1257 domain-containing protein; this translates as MSIVCIIVPVVVGGWPVFSSLAAAAAAGLGFKLMKKTEVKRVEKKTINEIELADEKSEVIEESLKPEEELVFTREGITVTFKKDVRGKFTICVSGENKTNEELNKVGRLFLNKIKQQYAYQKVKQELTKKGYTLVQETAEGGRIKLLLRRF
- a CDS encoding tetratricopeptide repeat protein, which encodes MGRFENLEISIKQKPEPADIKKGFDDAYYLKLAQDAQLNGDFEAALRYYSRALSYKIDIPEAWSGQVLCLIDLGEFDEAIVWADKACEVIGINAELLALKAMALGRKGEIERALGYSEQAMKKGSNSLLFWLSRGDIVIARDFKNAEFCFKKALECDNRNPFTHIRIGISYLSVNEPAPALKHFKSALELCPKSPFIYFLIGKSYQMMGLLKNAKEYYERALKIKPDYPDCIEAYKGIVGQNIFSKIYYWIKRNFFMPEGD
- a CDS encoding DUF2997 domain-containing protein, translated to MSKTELEIIIDENGEVHLDIKGVKGKKCVEIAEIVKGIIGEMKSKKHKPEFYEADVHISSKIDAKKQHTD
- the lepB gene encoding signal peptidase I; amino-acid sequence: MKCPKCGWGNLPGAKECLQCGSTLDALTEIEVYPPRSKKKSKVKREKFAKRTTGTEQPIADSLSFLLRYTRKSVKFVSKVAPVYSKILLVLIAGFIPGFIQILQKRYNNGLLFISTALLLFVLFFVFITNIASNFFLYLLIALILYSSYDAVIHYYKIKNYILTPIVRVGIILSSVSIGFLLYSIFLIMFNIFYLRVTIPTESLAPTFMKGDEILINRRAYQNKLPQRGDIVAAKHEYITTIERIIGIPGDEISIIQGKIFVNGNEISNTAGPLAQVRNITASISLPDSSYFLFAYFLYNSGAQLVKFHLRDILGKAVVIINPPERRGFIQ
- a CDS encoding PilT/PilU family type 4a pilus ATPase, which codes for MNQFYNLLKTAREANASDLHLVTGTPPFMRVNGEIIIMNYETLTPGKIRAMLMEVIREDQLKRFEVERELCLAFSLPDIGYFRVSLYYHRGNMEAAIRLGIFEIKSFEELGLPPILVELSRKVSGLLLITGATGMGKTTTFNAIIDFINRERRCKIITIEDPVEYIHTPIKSIIVQQEAYTDAKSFSRALVHILRQNPDIIGVGEMRDLETISTTLTAAETGHLVIATLHTIDAASSVDRIIDVFPPHQQEQIRFQLASVLLAVICQRLLPRADKKGRVLATEVLIANDAVRNVIKEKKTNQIDNIIRTNAAQHMQSMDEVIKDLYMRGLITYDVAVSAAKNPRIFDRLVGGIGK